A region from the Streptomyces tsukubensis genome encodes:
- a CDS encoding alpha/beta fold hydrolase produces MQRTTTTRRALIAAVAATAATAAAVLTTTANAVSTSGHRATKEAGGAAKPTVVLVHGGFADASASWNGVVKRLQRDGYPVIAPANPLRGLAGDAPYLASLLKSVKGPVILAGHSYGGAVITNAAAGNPHVKALVYVAAFVPAEGEQLIGLLGKYPGSEIPDAINEVPFTGPGGATGTDIYLKADKFRSAFAADLPRPVTDVMHATQRPAAATHLTDPTRTAAWRSIPSWGLVAAADKAIPPALQRWEYDRANMRGQVEVRGASHSVMVSHPGAVEKLIKTADRATR; encoded by the coding sequence ATGCAACGGACCACGACCACACGGCGTGCGCTGATCGCCGCCGTCGCCGCGACGGCTGCCACAGCGGCGGCGGTGCTGACGACCACGGCCAACGCGGTATCCACCAGCGGCCATCGGGCCACAAAGGAAGCCGGCGGAGCCGCCAAGCCGACGGTCGTCCTCGTCCACGGAGGTTTCGCCGACGCCTCGGCGAGCTGGAACGGTGTCGTCAAGCGGCTCCAGCGCGACGGCTACCCGGTGATCGCGCCCGCCAATCCGCTGCGCGGCCTGGCCGGAGACGCGCCCTACCTCGCAAGCCTCCTGAAGTCCGTCAAGGGCCCGGTCATCCTCGCCGGTCACTCCTACGGCGGCGCGGTCATCACCAACGCCGCCGCAGGCAATCCCCACGTCAAGGCGCTGGTCTACGTCGCCGCGTTCGTGCCGGCCGAGGGCGAGCAGCTCATCGGTCTGCTCGGCAAGTACCCCGGCAGCGAGATCCCGGACGCGATCAACGAGGTACCGTTCACCGGCCCGGGTGGCGCCACCGGAACCGATATCTACCTCAAGGCCGACAAGTTCCGCAGCGCGTTCGCCGCGGACCTGCCCAGGCCGGTCACCGACGTCATGCACGCCACGCAGCGGCCCGCCGCCGCCACGCACCTCACCGACCCCACCCGGACCGCCGCCTGGCGGAGCATTCCGTCCTGGGGTCTGGTCGCCGCCGCGGACAAGGCCATACCGCCCGCCCTGCAGCGCTGGGAGTACGACCGCGCGAACATGCGGGGCCAGGTCGAGGTACGGGGGGCTTCGCACTCCGTCATGGTCAGCCACCCCGGTGCGGTGGAGAAGCTCATCAAGACCGCCGACCGCGCCACGCGCTGA
- a CDS encoding cytochrome P450, producing the protein MNPILSFDDTDLGAPDTYATGPPHTAWARRRTAGPVVRDGSPALGRRFWSVTGWSAARELLGRPEDFSSRYGMVLGYGPDCPDPAGQQMISACDAPQHTHLRALMHGYFTPRWARTTAQALEDALRTRLAPLLRTGEPFDFARDIAGHLPMEAACLILGLPPHDRDELYALATSTLSGTDPDSARDHGVLTTATAHAELFTYFLRLTRVRRGAGDDDMIRALATARAPEPLTDQEVAANCVGVLIAATETTRLALAGAGTILAAHPDIRALLSGSAEQLRTTGEEILRWTSPATHVLRTATHDTTLAGYPIAAGDLAVAWLGAANRDAHAFDRPGVFDPARTPNRHMAFGHGPHHCIGATVARIELATTLRILHTETTGVELLGPPTHLRSIHTSGYKSLPLRLLARRPDRARLRPPSTTGLP; encoded by the coding sequence ATGAACCCGATCCTCTCCTTCGACGACACCGATCTCGGCGCCCCGGACACCTACGCGACCGGCCCGCCCCACACCGCCTGGGCCCGACGGCGCACGGCCGGTCCGGTGGTACGGGACGGCTCCCCGGCCCTCGGCCGGCGCTTCTGGTCGGTCACCGGCTGGTCAGCGGCGCGCGAACTGCTCGGCCGGCCCGAGGACTTCTCCAGCAGGTACGGCATGGTCCTCGGCTACGGCCCCGACTGCCCCGACCCCGCCGGGCAGCAGATGATCTCCGCCTGCGACGCACCGCAGCACACGCACCTGCGCGCCCTCATGCACGGGTACTTCACCCCCCGCTGGGCCCGCACCACGGCCCAGGCCCTGGAGGACGCGCTGCGCACCCGGCTGGCACCCCTTCTCCGCACCGGGGAACCGTTCGACTTCGCCCGCGATATCGCCGGCCATCTGCCGATGGAAGCCGCTTGCCTGATACTCGGCCTGCCACCACACGACCGGGACGAACTCTATGCCCTGGCAACCTCGACTCTCAGCGGCACGGACCCCGACTCCGCCCGCGACCACGGAGTGCTCACCACCGCGACCGCCCACGCCGAACTCTTCACCTACTTCCTGCGCCTGACCCGCGTACGCCGCGGAGCGGGGGACGACGACATGATCCGGGCCCTGGCCACGGCCAGGGCGCCCGAGCCGCTCACGGACCAGGAGGTCGCCGCGAACTGCGTCGGTGTACTGATCGCGGCCACCGAGACGACACGGCTCGCTCTGGCCGGGGCGGGCACGATCCTGGCGGCCCACCCCGACATCCGGGCGCTTCTCAGCGGCAGCGCCGAGCAGCTGCGAACCACGGGGGAGGAGATCCTGCGATGGACCTCTCCGGCCACCCATGTACTGCGTACCGCGACACACGACACCACACTGGCCGGCTACCCGATCGCCGCCGGTGACCTGGCCGTCGCATGGCTGGGGGCAGCGAACCGGGACGCGCACGCGTTCGACCGGCCCGGCGTCTTCGACCCGGCCCGCACACCGAACCGGCACATGGCCTTCGGCCACGGTCCCCATCACTGCATCGGCGCCACCGTCGCCCGGATCGAACTGGCCACCACCCTGCGCATCCTGCACACCGAGACCACGGGCGTCGAACTCCTCGGCCCGCCCACCCATCTGCGGTCGATCCACACCTCCGGATACAAGAGCCTCCCCCTCAGACTCCTCGCCCGCCGACCGGACCGGGCGCGCCTGCGCCCGCCGTCCACGACAGGACTGCCATGA
- a CDS encoding beta-ketoacyl-ACP synthase III translates to MKHAAKPLNRGSHILSVGAYQPAREVSNAEICERIDSSDEWIRRRSGISTRRWAGADETVADMGVQAGSRALTTAGLEGGSVDTLLVSTVTHPYQTPAAAPEIAERLGMRSVPAFDVSAACAGFGYCVALADCAIRAGDAQCVMVVAAEKLTDITDPDDRTSAFLFADGAGAVVVSATSAPGHYGIGPVAWGSDGSRLSVVGQQPSWAAFHPDNPGPRPALRMRGQELYRWAVSELTKVCTRAVTAAGVDLSELSAFIPHQANARITDALAKALGIPGHVVCAHDIEHSGNTSSASIPLAMEHLLSTGAVRSGDLALLLGFGAGLTYAALVVELP, encoded by the coding sequence ATGAAGCACGCAGCGAAACCCTTGAACCGCGGTTCACACATCCTGTCCGTGGGGGCGTATCAGCCGGCTCGCGAGGTGAGCAACGCCGAGATCTGCGAGCGTATCGACTCCAGTGACGAGTGGATCCGCCGCCGCTCCGGCATCAGCACACGCCGCTGGGCGGGCGCGGACGAGACCGTCGCAGACATGGGCGTACAGGCCGGGTCCCGGGCTCTGACCACCGCCGGTCTTGAAGGGGGCTCCGTCGACACGCTTCTCGTGTCGACCGTGACTCATCCGTACCAGACCCCGGCGGCAGCGCCGGAGATCGCCGAACGCCTGGGCATGCGATCGGTTCCGGCGTTCGACGTGTCCGCCGCCTGCGCCGGATTCGGCTACTGCGTCGCCCTGGCCGACTGCGCGATCCGTGCGGGGGACGCACAGTGTGTGATGGTGGTGGCAGCCGAGAAGCTCACCGACATCACGGACCCGGACGACCGGACCTCGGCCTTCCTGTTCGCCGACGGCGCGGGAGCGGTCGTCGTCTCGGCCACCTCGGCGCCCGGCCACTACGGCATCGGACCCGTGGCGTGGGGCAGCGACGGATCACGGCTCTCGGTCGTCGGCCAGCAACCGTCCTGGGCCGCCTTCCACCCTGACAACCCCGGGCCGCGGCCCGCGCTCCGCATGCGCGGGCAGGAACTGTACCGGTGGGCCGTGAGCGAGCTGACGAAGGTCTGCACCCGTGCCGTCACGGCAGCCGGAGTGGATCTCTCCGAGCTGAGTGCGTTCATCCCCCACCAGGCCAACGCCCGCATCACCGACGCGCTCGCCAAGGCCCTCGGAATACCCGGCCACGTCGTGTGCGCACACGACATCGAACACTCCGGCAACACGTCGTCCGCGTCGATCCCGCTCGCCATGGAGCACCTGCTCTCCACCGGGGCGGTACGCAGCGGCGACCTCGCCCTGCTGCTGGGCTTCGGCGCCGGACTCACCTACGCCGCCCTGGTGGTGGAACTGCCATGA
- a CDS encoding alpha-hydroxy-acid oxidizing protein: MSTLYAGYQDQIYRSGTAGRRPPFTTDHSRLERAARDVMAPQAYGYIAGAAGSEATMRANRAAFDHHGLVPRVLRDVSERDLSIELFGSRLPTPLLLAPVGALGLAHPDGEIAAARAAEETGVPLVLSTVSSHSIEEVAAAAPRARRWFQLYWPNDTELTLSLLERAVANRYEVLVVTLDAFALAWRPRDLDRGYLPFHRLHGLANYLTDPAFRHLLPKPAETDPAGAVQRWSELFNDASRTWASIPFLREHWHGPLVLKGICHPGDARAAVDSGADAIVVSNHGGRQIDGGVAALDALEAVVAAVGDRTTVLFDSGIRTGADTVKALALGARAVLLGRPYVYGLALGGTKGVIHVLRGLLAELDLTLAMTGHRTPAALDPSVLVRT, from the coding sequence ATGAGCACGCTGTACGCGGGATACCAGGACCAGATCTACCGCTCCGGGACCGCCGGCCGCCGCCCGCCCTTCACCACGGACCACAGCCGCCTGGAGCGCGCGGCCCGCGACGTCATGGCGCCACAGGCGTACGGCTATATCGCCGGCGCGGCCGGTTCGGAGGCGACGATGCGCGCCAACAGGGCCGCCTTCGACCACCACGGACTCGTACCACGTGTGCTGCGGGACGTATCCGAACGGGATCTGTCCATCGAACTGTTCGGCTCACGGCTTCCCACGCCGCTGCTGCTCGCTCCCGTCGGCGCCCTCGGACTCGCCCACCCGGACGGAGAGATCGCCGCGGCCCGGGCGGCTGAGGAAACAGGAGTGCCCCTGGTGCTGAGCACGGTTTCGAGCCACAGCATCGAGGAGGTCGCCGCGGCCGCGCCCCGCGCCCGGCGCTGGTTCCAGCTGTACTGGCCGAACGACACGGAGCTCACCCTCAGCCTGCTCGAACGCGCGGTGGCCAACAGGTACGAGGTCCTGGTCGTGACCCTCGACGCGTTCGCACTGGCCTGGCGCCCCCGCGACCTGGACAGGGGATACCTGCCCTTTCATCGCCTGCACGGGCTGGCGAACTACCTGACCGACCCTGCCTTCCGGCATCTGCTGCCCAAGCCCGCCGAGACCGATCCGGCCGGAGCAGTGCAGCGGTGGTCCGAGTTGTTCAACGACGCCTCGCGCACCTGGGCGAGCATCCCGTTCCTCCGGGAGCACTGGCACGGCCCACTCGTCCTCAAAGGAATCTGCCACCCCGGCGACGCGCGCGCCGCTGTCGACTCCGGGGCGGACGCGATCGTCGTCTCCAACCACGGCGGCAGGCAGATCGACGGCGGAGTGGCCGCGCTCGACGCGCTGGAAGCGGTGGTGGCGGCCGTGGGAGACAGGACCACGGTGCTCTTCGACAGCGGTATCCGCACCGGTGCCGACACGGTCAAGGCGTTGGCTCTCGGCGCCCGTGCCGTGCTCCTGGGCCGCCCCTACGTCTATGGTCTGGCGCTGGGCGGAACGAAGGGGGTGATCCATGTACTCCGCGGTCTGCTGGCGGAACTGGACCTGACCCTGGCGATGACCGGGCATCGCACTCCTGCGGCACTCGACCCATCGGTCCTGGTCCGCACCTGA
- a CDS encoding MarR family winged helix-turn-helix transcriptional regulator, whose amino-acid sequence MSGDRQTGPGPGPGPDLGVLAARVLFSVQRELFATLAERGFDDILPRSGAVLAHLRPEGIRASELARLSGQHKQVVGTLVDDLERLDYVERVPDPADRRAKLVRPTERGLLQMETAAAIMRAIEERHAQSLGEETYAAFKKALGQVARAQSAAAKRPG is encoded by the coding sequence ATGAGCGGCGACCGGCAGACGGGACCGGGGCCGGGACCGGGACCGGATCTGGGGGTGCTCGCCGCCCGGGTCCTGTTCTCCGTCCAGCGCGAGCTGTTCGCCACGCTCGCCGAGCGGGGCTTCGACGACATCCTGCCGCGCTCGGGGGCCGTCCTGGCCCATCTGCGCCCCGAGGGCATCCGCGCCAGTGAACTGGCCCGGCTGTCCGGCCAGCACAAGCAGGTGGTCGGCACACTCGTCGACGATCTGGAACGCCTCGACTACGTCGAACGCGTCCCGGACCCCGCCGACCGCCGCGCCAAGCTGGTCCGCCCCACCGAACGAGGTCTGCTCCAGATGGAGACCGCCGCCGCCATCATGCGCGCGATCGAGGAACGGCACGCGCAGTCACTGGGCGAGGAGACCTACGCCGCCTTCAAGAAGGCACTCGGACAGGTGGCGCGGGCCCAGAGCGCGGCGGCCAAGAGACCCGGCTGA
- a CDS encoding Lrp/AsnC family transcriptional regulator yields MDDTDKLVVSALLANGRASWTAIAEALDLAESTVRRRGTRLMESGLLAVTALENPYRAWGGWPLLLLPRARPDRTLRLAHQLARMYPVKTVWVLDNGEIFALVHPRHRAERNDLTLRHLPLIGDLLDLRTLPVLRAYTLAGPPQPPLLTAAQTDLVRHPYGAPGLAPGPRLDADEQHLVEALAVDGRMSFGRLAAATRTSAATAQRRLDRLRRCGGAEIATVVDRCQVGLDVQAVFFIQCDPVSLADTVKQFTSRTAVHLAAAVTGPDHLIAAVAVPHTDDVHRLQTDVLPGLPGYRHARVQLVTTFIKESGMVYRDGHWQLVEP; encoded by the coding sequence ATGGACGACACGGACAAGCTCGTGGTCTCCGCGCTGCTGGCCAACGGGCGCGCCTCGTGGACGGCGATCGCCGAGGCCCTGGACCTCGCCGAGAGTACGGTCCGCAGACGCGGCACCCGGCTGATGGAGTCCGGCCTGCTCGCGGTCACCGCTCTGGAGAACCCCTACCGCGCCTGGGGCGGCTGGCCCCTGCTCCTCCTGCCGCGTGCCCGTCCCGACCGAACCCTGCGGCTCGCACACCAACTCGCCCGCATGTATCCGGTGAAGACGGTCTGGGTGCTCGACAACGGCGAGATCTTCGCCCTGGTCCACCCCCGCCACCGCGCCGAACGCAATGACCTGACATTACGTCACCTCCCGCTGATCGGCGATCTCCTCGATCTGCGGACCCTGCCCGTGCTGCGCGCCTACACCCTGGCCGGCCCTCCTCAGCCGCCCCTGCTGACCGCCGCCCAGACGGACCTCGTCCGGCACCCCTACGGCGCGCCCGGCCTCGCCCCCGGTCCCCGCCTCGACGCGGACGAACAGCACCTGGTGGAAGCGCTCGCCGTGGACGGCAGGATGAGCTTCGGCCGGCTCGCGGCGGCGACCCGTACCTCCGCCGCGACGGCCCAGCGCCGTCTCGACCGCCTCAGGCGCTGCGGCGGTGCCGAGATCGCCACCGTCGTGGACCGCTGCCAGGTGGGACTGGACGTCCAGGCGGTGTTCTTCATCCAGTGCGACCCGGTCAGCCTGGCCGACACGGTGAAGCAGTTCACCTCCCGTACGGCGGTGCATCTCGCCGCCGCGGTGACCGGCCCCGACCATCTGATCGCCGCGGTGGCCGTGCCCCACACCGACGACGTCCACCGCCTCCAGACCGACGTACTCCCCGGTCTGCCCGGCTACCGCCACGCCCGCGTCCAGCTCGTCACCACGTTCATCAAGGAAAGCGGCATGGTCTACCGCGACGGCCACTGGCAGCTCGTCGAGCCCTGA
- a CDS encoding RidA family protein, whose amino-acid sequence MKDPRGILFVAGQTAKDRNNTYLHLWDMEKQIHRVFDQVEQYVEDAGYRPGEITNLRYSVTDEDLFFRHFDQVIERLDKAGIKPTSAAIGVERLARPGVLIEIEATAVR is encoded by the coding sequence GTGAAGGACCCGCGCGGCATCCTGTTCGTGGCCGGGCAGACGGCGAAGGACCGGAACAACACGTACCTGCACCTGTGGGACATGGAGAAGCAGATCCATCGCGTCTTCGACCAGGTGGAGCAGTACGTCGAGGACGCGGGCTACCGGCCGGGCGAGATCACCAATCTGCGGTACTCGGTGACCGACGAGGACCTTTTCTTCCGGCACTTCGACCAGGTCATCGAGCGGCTGGACAAGGCTGGCATCAAACCCACGAGCGCGGCGATCGGCGTCGAGCGTCTTGCCCGGCCCGGTGTGCTCATCGAGATCGAGGCGACCGCGGTGCGCTGA
- a CDS encoding methylmalonyl-CoA mutase family protein has product MTDELRYTAARIPLASYYTALPPGTDAETLGKPGEPPYTRGPYGSMYRDVPWTVRPLAGFGTASDTNARLRMLLEEGATAVNTVFDYPTNRGYDSDDPVASADAGLGGVAVDSVDDVLELYEGIDLESVSVSLVLSHPVAAGVILAMYFAAAQERGIPLEALRGTLQNDFMMETVVLTAPQVLDPGFALRLAVDVVEYCTAAAPRWHPVSFAGYNYREAGADAVLEIALVVANAIATAQCMEARGHPFDSYARRLSGFLAAGNDLIEETAKFRAARRVYHRELSRRFRPLDPASTRLRFHVQTSGSTLTSRQPLNNIIRATVQALAAVLGGAQSLHVSAYDEAVGIPTPEAALTALRTQQILLKENGLAHSVDPLAGSYLIEHVTDELDARATAVLDEIEGQGGLVAAVESGWVHARLLDQAYNTTCMTDSGELPVVGVNCCVTSGEPPLEVFTPPHAAERQAHKLARLRARRDHRAVAAALDDLTACVKRGDSTMPALLAAAAARATVGECAQVFRTAHGHWHQPLS; this is encoded by the coding sequence ATGACCGACGAACTCCGCTACACCGCCGCCCGGATCCCGCTGGCGTCGTACTACACCGCTCTGCCGCCCGGTACCGATGCCGAGACCCTGGGCAAGCCCGGCGAGCCGCCGTACACCCGCGGCCCCTACGGCTCCATGTACCGCGACGTCCCCTGGACTGTGCGCCCTCTCGCCGGATTCGGCACCGCCTCCGACACCAACGCGCGGCTGCGGATGCTGCTGGAAGAAGGAGCCACCGCGGTCAACACGGTCTTCGACTATCCGACGAACCGCGGCTACGACAGCGACGATCCGGTCGCGAGTGCCGACGCCGGGCTGGGGGGAGTGGCCGTCGACAGCGTCGACGACGTCCTCGAACTCTACGAAGGCATCGACCTGGAGTCGGTGAGCGTCTCCCTCGTGCTCTCCCACCCCGTCGCCGCCGGGGTGATCCTCGCCATGTACTTCGCCGCGGCGCAGGAGCGGGGCATCCCGCTCGAAGCACTGCGCGGCACGCTCCAGAACGACTTCATGATGGAAACCGTCGTACTGACGGCTCCCCAGGTACTCGACCCCGGATTCGCCCTGCGGCTCGCCGTGGACGTCGTCGAATACTGCACCGCGGCAGCGCCGCGCTGGCATCCGGTCAGCTTCGCCGGATACAACTACCGCGAAGCCGGAGCCGACGCAGTACTCGAAATCGCGTTGGTCGTGGCCAACGCCATCGCCACAGCCCAGTGCATGGAAGCCCGCGGCCACCCCTTCGACTCGTACGCCCGCAGGCTGTCCGGCTTCCTGGCGGCGGGCAACGACCTCATCGAGGAGACGGCGAAGTTCCGCGCCGCGCGCCGCGTCTACCACAGGGAACTGAGCCGGCGCTTCCGGCCGCTGGACCCGGCGAGCACGCGTCTGCGGTTCCATGTGCAGACGAGCGGCTCCACCCTCACCTCCCGCCAACCGCTGAACAACATCATCCGGGCCACCGTGCAGGCACTCGCCGCCGTACTCGGCGGTGCCCAGTCCCTGCACGTCAGTGCCTACGACGAGGCCGTGGGCATCCCCACACCCGAGGCGGCGCTCACCGCCCTGCGCACCCAGCAGATCCTGCTCAAGGAGAACGGCCTGGCCCACAGCGTGGACCCGTTGGCCGGCTCGTATCTCATCGAGCACGTGACGGACGAGCTCGATGCCCGCGCCACCGCGGTGCTCGACGAGATCGAAGGGCAAGGCGGGCTCGTCGCGGCCGTCGAATCGGGGTGGGTCCACGCCCGCCTCCTCGACCAGGCCTACAACACCACCTGCATGACCGACAGCGGCGAACTCCCGGTAGTCGGCGTCAACTGCTGCGTTACGTCCGGTGAGCCGCCCCTTGAAGTCTTCACGCCTCCGCACGCGGCGGAACGACAGGCACACAAACTGGCCCGGCTGCGGGCCCGACGTGACCACCGTGCGGTCGCCGCGGCACTCGACGACCTGACGGCATGCGTGAAGCGGGGAGACAGCACCATGCCCGCACTGCTCGCGGCAGCCGCCGCGCGGGCGACCGTCGGCGAATGCGCCCAGGTCTTCCGGACCGCCCACGGCCACTGGCACCAGCCGCTGAGTTGA
- a CDS encoding beta-ketoacyl synthase N-terminal-like domain-containing protein, which yields MTYGPDITESLALQPAAEPVLRPRRDAPVAVVGAACRVPGANDPSELWKLVCRGETMISRVPAERIPGYDADTARTAEVHAGLLERIDTFDAEFFGIRPREAAAMDPQHRLLLEEAWHACEAAGIAPGDLAGSRTGVFMGVNASEYRERLAASTIDAFSATTVPGAFAANRISRQFDLRGPSITVDTASASGMTALALAVAALRAGECAAAFVGGVFVLCNGVGETVYRRARMLSPGNRARPLDAAADGYLRGEGVVCLLLKPLETALADGDPVFTVIRDAGTGHDGRRGGLTSADASALAELVIRTVRGAGLEMTDLGYAECHSGGNPVTDLAEAAALALAVRQDGAGARGAGPDGALWLGSLKGTIGHLEAAAGLVSLTKAALVLQHGLLPPVTGLDTVAPGLKELAPAVRPVEHATPWPAAPTPHRACVTTFGVGGSTVCAVLEQPPRSASAPSAVHHGRFLVPLSAATPAALDRLRRRLRDHLVGRTPAPGIAAVAWTLQAGRAPLPARLLLAATGIDELIDGLTRPAGEQEHDGPPAGLTGHQQALAVSWTAGQDVDWSTLWPHGTPRRIPLAPYPFEPAGHWLPGCDAPTGPAARPVRSQQTATPALLPEPGPYDEGALRDTVLRILATALRCEPEALDPHAQLRDLGLNSLLVAELSIALADRLGRDVQPELIYRHATAQNLITALEADRNPA from the coding sequence ATGACCTACGGACCCGACATCACCGAATCCCTCGCTCTCCAGCCCGCGGCCGAACCGGTGCTGAGGCCCCGCCGTGACGCGCCGGTCGCGGTTGTGGGCGCCGCCTGCCGGGTCCCCGGCGCGAACGATCCCTCCGAGCTCTGGAAACTCGTATGCAGGGGGGAAACCATGATCAGCCGCGTCCCGGCGGAAAGGATTCCCGGCTACGACGCGGACACCGCTCGCACGGCCGAGGTCCACGCGGGACTGCTGGAGCGCATCGACACCTTCGACGCGGAATTCTTCGGCATCCGGCCCCGCGAGGCCGCTGCTATGGACCCGCAGCACCGCCTTCTGCTCGAAGAGGCGTGGCACGCCTGCGAGGCCGCGGGCATCGCGCCCGGTGACCTCGCCGGAAGCCGGACGGGAGTGTTCATGGGAGTCAACGCCTCCGAGTACCGCGAACGCCTGGCGGCCTCGACGATCGACGCCTTCTCCGCCACGACCGTACCGGGTGCGTTCGCGGCCAACCGGATCTCCCGGCAGTTCGACCTGCGCGGACCGAGCATCACCGTCGACACCGCCTCCGCCAGCGGCATGACCGCCCTCGCCCTGGCCGTGGCCGCACTGCGCGCCGGCGAGTGCGCAGCCGCGTTCGTCGGCGGCGTGTTCGTCCTGTGCAACGGGGTCGGTGAAACGGTCTACCGGAGGGCACGCATGCTCTCCCCGGGAAACCGGGCCAGGCCACTGGATGCCGCTGCCGACGGATACCTGCGCGGCGAGGGCGTCGTCTGCCTCCTGCTCAAACCGCTGGAGACAGCCCTGGCCGACGGCGATCCCGTCTTCACCGTCATCCGCGATGCCGGCACCGGCCACGACGGCCGCCGAGGCGGTCTGACGTCCGCCGATGCCTCCGCGCTCGCCGAGCTCGTCATACGCACCGTCAGAGGCGCGGGCCTGGAGATGACGGACCTCGGCTATGCCGAGTGCCACTCCGGCGGAAATCCGGTGACCGACCTCGCCGAAGCCGCCGCCCTGGCCCTCGCAGTGCGGCAGGACGGTGCCGGAGCCCGGGGCGCGGGCCCCGACGGTGCGCTGTGGCTGGGGTCCCTGAAAGGCACCATCGGCCACCTCGAAGCCGCCGCCGGTCTCGTCAGCCTGACGAAAGCGGCCCTGGTGTTGCAGCACGGCCTCCTGCCACCGGTCACCGGACTGGACACCGTCGCCCCCGGGCTCAAGGAGCTCGCACCGGCCGTCCGACCGGTCGAACACGCAACACCCTGGCCCGCCGCGCCGACGCCGCATCGCGCCTGCGTGACCACCTTCGGTGTCGGCGGGTCCACCGTCTGCGCCGTCCTCGAACAACCCCCTCGGTCCGCGTCAGCACCGTCGGCCGTGCACCACGGCCGGTTCCTCGTCCCGCTGTCGGCGGCCACCCCCGCCGCCCTCGACCGGCTTCGCCGCCGGCTCCGCGACCATCTCGTCGGCCGTACACCGGCCCCCGGTATCGCGGCCGTGGCCTGGACACTGCAGGCCGGCCGCGCACCGCTCCCCGCCCGCCTGCTGCTCGCCGCCACCGGCATCGACGAGCTCATCGACGGACTGACCCGACCGGCCGGTGAACAGGAGCACGACGGTCCCCCGGCCGGACTGACCGGCCATCAGCAGGCGCTGGCGGTCTCATGGACGGCCGGACAGGACGTCGACTGGTCGACGCTGTGGCCGCACGGCACGCCCCGCAGGATCCCGCTGGCCCCGTATCCGTTCGAGCCCGCCGGCCACTGGCTGCCCGGCTGCGACGCACCGACCGGACCGGCCGCCCGTCCCGTACGGTCACAGCAGACGGCGACACCCGCCCTGCTCCCGGAACCGGGACCGTACGACGAGGGCGCGCTGCGGGACACCGTCCTGCGCATCCTCGCGACAGCCCTGCGCTGCGAGCCGGAAGCCCTCGACCCGCACGCGCAACTGCGGGACCTCGGCCTCAATTCCCTGCTCGTCGCCGAACTGTCGATCGCACTCGCAGACCGGCTCGGCCGCGACGTCCAACCGGAGCTGATCTACCGTCATGCGACGGCCCAGAACCTCATCACCGCCCTCGAAGCCGACAGGAACCCGGCATGA
- a CDS encoding cobalamin B12-binding domain-containing protein has translation MPIRVVMIKPGLDSHYRGALAVSRYLSAHGMEVVYAGHQSADGAAAVVEQEDAHVLGISSLSGNHLRTVPRILRALREHSLGHVLVLVGGVIPEPDRALLHDAGVAEIFSPGTPLHRISEFIEHALPPDDTDDVPRRMP, from the coding sequence ATGCCTATCCGGGTCGTCATGATCAAGCCGGGACTCGACAGCCACTACCGCGGAGCCCTCGCCGTCTCACGGTATCTCTCCGCACACGGCATGGAGGTCGTCTACGCGGGCCACCAGAGCGCCGACGGTGCCGCAGCCGTCGTCGAGCAGGAGGACGCCCATGTTCTCGGCATCTCCAGCCTGTCAGGAAACCACCTGCGCACCGTCCCCCGGATCCTCCGGGCACTGCGCGAGCACTCACTCGGCCATGTCCTGGTGCTCGTCGGCGGCGTGATTCCGGAGCCGGACCGCGCCCTTCTGCACGACGCCGGAGTCGCCGAGATCTTCAGCCCCGGCACCCCCCTGCACCGCATCTCCGAATTCATCGAACATGCCCTGCCTCCAGACGACACCGACGACGTTCCCAGGCGGATGCCATGA